A genomic region of Mycobacterium sp. Aquia_213 contains the following coding sequences:
- a CDS encoding universal stress protein, which produces MSAPVKQLGIVVAVDGSPASNAAVVWAARDAAMRTIPLTLFHAVVTPTSTWPPVPYPDSLLVKLEDDCRQQLAHAHKLAEEAMPTDCKVTITNEFAYSTPALALIKMSDDAEMIVIGSSGRGLLARGVLGSVSATVVRHANCPVAVIRDEDVPDPQHGPVLVGIDGSPASELATAIAFDQASRRGVDLVVLHAWSDVAVLGLPAFDWEAVEAEAERSLAENLAGWQERYPDVTVRRLLVRDLPAQQLIQQAKSTEAQLVVVGSHGRGGLTGLILGSVSNTVLHSVQVPVIVARPT; this is translated from the coding sequence ATGTCGGCACCGGTCAAACAACTCGGAATCGTCGTCGCGGTCGACGGCTCACCCGCGTCGAACGCCGCCGTCGTCTGGGCGGCCCGCGATGCGGCGATGCGAACCATCCCACTGACACTGTTCCACGCGGTGGTGACGCCCACCTCGACATGGCCGCCCGTTCCCTACCCCGACTCGCTGTTGGTGAAGTTGGAAGATGACTGCCGCCAGCAACTCGCGCACGCGCACAAGCTGGCCGAAGAGGCGATGCCCACGGACTGCAAGGTCACCATCACGAACGAATTCGCGTATTCGACTCCGGCGCTGGCCCTGATCAAGATGTCCGACGACGCCGAGATGATCGTGATCGGCAGCTCCGGTCGTGGGCTGCTGGCGCGCGGTGTGCTCGGTTCGGTCAGTGCGACCGTGGTGCGCCACGCCAACTGCCCGGTCGCGGTGATCCGTGACGAAGACGTGCCCGACCCGCAGCACGGCCCCGTCCTGGTGGGCATCGACGGCTCACCGGCCTCCGAACTCGCCACGGCGATCGCGTTCGACCAGGCGTCTCGCCGCGGCGTCGATCTGGTGGTACTGCATGCCTGGAGCGATGTCGCCGTGCTGGGGCTTCCCGCATTCGACTGGGAGGCGGTCGAGGCCGAGGCCGAGCGCAGTCTCGCCGAGAATTTGGCGGGCTGGCAGGAACGCTATCCCGATGTCACGGTGCGCCGACTGCTGGTCCGCGATCTGCCGGCCCAGCAGCTGATCCAGCAGGCGAAATCCACCGAGGCGCAGCTGGTGGTCGTGGGTAGTCACGGCCGCGGCGGTCTCACCGGCCTGATCCTGGGCTCGGTCAGCAACACCGTGCTGCATTCGGTGCAAGTCCCGGTCATCGTCGCGCGACCGACGTAG
- a CDS encoding RNA polymerase sigma factor, with protein MVTPVAMPPEDTAHLVGGIPLANLVRDFHRPMVNFARTMVDSATVAEEAVQEAWVQVLQSSASFEGRSSVGTWLFGIVKNTASRHRRRESRIRDHEVLAATETDPLSGRMHPAGHPDAGHWSLPPSRRFLPEDRTVAQELIGYLRAALDALPERQRQLIILRDLVGTPADEAAEILDLSAQGQRALLYRARGNLRNELEKWYRQ; from the coding sequence ATCGTGACCCCGGTGGCGATGCCACCGGAGGACACTGCGCATCTGGTCGGCGGGATTCCGCTGGCCAATCTGGTTCGCGATTTTCATCGGCCGATGGTGAATTTCGCTCGCACGATGGTGGATTCGGCGACGGTAGCCGAAGAAGCGGTGCAGGAGGCATGGGTGCAGGTCTTGCAGTCGTCGGCTTCTTTCGAAGGCCGCTCCTCGGTGGGCACCTGGTTATTCGGAATCGTCAAGAACACCGCGTCGCGGCACCGGCGCCGCGAGTCCCGGATCCGCGACCACGAGGTGCTGGCCGCTACCGAGACCGACCCACTGTCGGGCCGGATGCATCCCGCCGGCCACCCCGACGCCGGTCACTGGAGTCTCCCACCATCGCGGCGCTTTCTTCCGGAGGACCGCACCGTGGCCCAGGAGCTCATCGGCTACCTGCGGGCGGCGCTGGACGCGCTGCCCGAACGGCAGCGCCAACTCATCATCCTGCGTGACCTCGTCGGAACCCCGGCCGACGAGGCCGCCGAGATTCTTGACCTCTCCGCGCAGGGGCAGCGCGCACTTCTGTACCGCGCCCGGGGCAACCTTCGCAATGAACTAGAGAAGTGGTACCGCCAATGA